In Synechococcus sp. A18-25c, a single window of DNA contains:
- a CDS encoding mechanosensitive ion channel family protein: MSLIPGPHSANDFNLEFLQTNIGLLMGTLALLGAWLLLQLLSRHGRNMGSQLAAALRRPVLIGFGVSLYASWIIHQLNKDLRLGLLVQAEVNRISTTLVIASITWAVMNVGQTVLMSASMKRWIQIKDQQDESMLINVMSRLYTISVLLIATAALMVNFGVPSGAIATMLGGAGIGFSFATQQISQNFLSGFMLFFNRPFREGDWINANNLEGTVEKIGWYYTRIRTFDRRPLYIPNSVFAINPIENPGEMYNRRIFANIGLRYEDLSKIGNITQEVRTYLEQHPDIDQNQSIVVSFNEWDSSSINMMVYCFTKTTIWKDWLEIQQAIFLEIAGIVQRSGADFAFNCTTLYPAPNANADTLIKSLNQGKPAS, translated from the coding sequence GTGAGTCTCATACCTGGTCCTCATTCCGCCAACGACTTCAACCTGGAGTTCCTGCAAACAAACATCGGTTTGCTGATGGGAACCCTGGCGCTTTTGGGTGCCTGGCTGTTGCTGCAACTGTTGAGCCGCCATGGGCGCAACATGGGCAGCCAACTTGCAGCGGCACTCAGGCGGCCTGTGCTGATTGGATTCGGCGTGTCGCTATACGCCAGCTGGATCATCCATCAGCTCAACAAAGACCTCCGACTCGGTCTGCTCGTGCAGGCGGAAGTCAACCGGATCTCCACCACTTTGGTTATCGCCAGCATCACCTGGGCCGTGATGAATGTCGGCCAGACGGTGTTGATGTCTGCATCCATGAAGCGATGGATTCAGATCAAGGATCAGCAGGATGAATCCATGCTGATCAATGTGATGAGCAGGTTATACACCATTTCTGTACTGCTCATTGCAACAGCAGCACTGATGGTGAACTTTGGCGTTCCCTCCGGCGCCATTGCCACGATGCTTGGGGGCGCCGGAATTGGCTTCTCATTCGCAACACAGCAGATCAGCCAAAATTTTCTTTCCGGCTTCATGTTGTTTTTCAACCGCCCCTTCAGGGAAGGCGATTGGATCAACGCAAACAACTTGGAAGGGACTGTGGAAAAAATTGGCTGGTATTACACACGAATTCGCACTTTTGATCGACGACCTCTCTACATTCCTAATTCGGTTTTTGCAATCAACCCGATTGAAAACCCTGGGGAAATGTACAACCGAAGAATCTTTGCCAATATCGGTCTTCGTTATGAAGATTTAAGCAAGATTGGCAATATCACGCAAGAAGTGCGCACCTATCTTGAGCAGCATCCAGACATCGACCAAAACCAAAGCATTGTTGTCAGTTTTAATGAATGGGATTCTTCATCAATCAACATGATGGTTTACTGCTTTACAAAAACAACTATCTGGAAAGATTGGCTCGAGATACAACAAGCTATCTTTCTTGAGATCGCTGGAATTGTTCAGCGCAGCGGTGCTGATTTTGCCTTTAATTGCACCACTCTCTATCCAGCACCTAATGCCAACGCAGACACACTCATCAAGTCACTCAATCAAGGTAAGCCTGCGTCTTAA
- a CDS encoding ABC transporter permease has translation MGRYWRTLRRFWGTAVAVQLEYQANVLIELLAMAMSLSGSLLLLSLFYGPDQTLGGWSWAQALMVQGLYTVFDGMATTWLRPNLGAIVTHVREGTLDFVLLKPIDSQFWLSLRTLSPAGLPEIGLGLGLLAWGSHQAGVVVSLPALFAVLVMLIAGGLILYSLWFLIAATSIWFVKTWNATEVLRALLASGRYPLSAYPPTLRLLFTFVLPVAFLTTVPAQVLLGEAAVPMLLAGLALALMFFAIARTFWLFALRFYTSASS, from the coding sequence ATGGGACGGTACTGGCGAACCCTGCGACGCTTCTGGGGCACGGCCGTGGCCGTGCAACTGGAATATCAAGCCAATGTGTTGATCGAGCTGCTGGCGATGGCGATGAGCCTCAGTGGCAGCCTGCTGCTGCTCTCGCTGTTTTATGGCCCCGATCAGACGTTGGGGGGCTGGAGCTGGGCTCAGGCGCTGATGGTGCAGGGCCTCTACACGGTGTTCGACGGCATGGCCACCACCTGGCTCCGTCCCAACCTCGGGGCGATCGTCACCCATGTGCGCGAGGGCACCTTGGATTTCGTCCTGCTCAAACCGATCGACAGCCAGTTCTGGTTGTCGTTGCGCACGTTGTCGCCAGCGGGGCTGCCGGAGATCGGTCTGGGACTGGGGCTTTTGGCCTGGGGCAGTCATCAGGCCGGTGTGGTGGTCAGCTTGCCTGCCCTTTTCGCCGTGTTGGTGATGTTGATAGCCGGTGGCCTGATCCTCTATTCGCTCTGGTTTCTGATCGCTGCCACCAGTATTTGGTTCGTCAAAACCTGGAATGCCACTGAGGTGTTGCGGGCGCTGCTGGCCTCCGGTCGTTATCCGCTCAGTGCCTATCCGCCGACCCTGCGCCTGTTGTTCACCTTCGTGCTGCCGGTGGCCTTTCTCACGACGGTTCCCGCTCAGGTGTTGCTGGGTGAGGCGGCGGTGCCGATGTTGCTGGCGGGTTTGGCTCTGGCGCTGATGTTCTTTGCGATTGCCCGTACTTTCTGGTTGTTTGCCCTGCGCTTTTACACATCCGCGTCCAGTTGA
- a CDS encoding ABC-2 family transporter protein, protein MRIFGLNRRIIRVLLGSQYAHMLEYRAEIALWALSGVLPFVMLSVWSGSDARSGLGLDGVALDRYFLSAFLVRQFSVVWVVYAFEEDALLGRLSPYLLQPLHPLWRYVAAHLGEQLTRLPFAALIAAVFFAVQPQAFWLPSFGGFLMAWLATWMAFAIAFLFQSLIAALCFWSEKASALERLQFIPFLFLSGLLAPLTAFPPAVRAVAEWTPFPYLIDFPARVLAGQPVDLLAGFGAQLAWIALLLPMVLLLWRAGVRRYSAMGA, encoded by the coding sequence ATGCGGATCTTCGGCTTGAACCGGCGGATTATCCGGGTGCTGTTGGGCTCCCAGTACGCCCACATGCTCGAGTACCGCGCTGAGATCGCCCTCTGGGCCCTCTCTGGAGTGCTGCCGTTCGTCATGCTCAGCGTCTGGAGCGGCAGCGATGCGCGCTCGGGTCTTGGTCTCGATGGTGTGGCCCTGGATCGCTATTTCCTCAGTGCCTTTCTGGTGCGCCAATTTTCGGTGGTGTGGGTTGTCTACGCCTTCGAGGAAGACGCACTGCTCGGCCGGCTCTCGCCCTATCTGCTGCAGCCACTGCATCCGCTCTGGCGTTATGTGGCGGCCCACCTCGGCGAGCAGCTCACGCGTCTGCCCTTCGCGGCCCTGATCGCGGCCGTGTTTTTTGCGGTGCAGCCCCAGGCCTTCTGGTTGCCGTCGTTCGGGGGGTTCCTGATGGCCTGGTTGGCCACCTGGATGGCCTTTGCCATCGCCTTCCTGTTTCAGAGCCTGATTGCAGCCCTCTGTTTCTGGAGTGAGAAGGCCAGTGCCCTAGAGCGTCTCCAGTTCATTCCCTTTCTGTTCCTGTCTGGGCTGCTGGCACCGCTCACGGCCTTTCCGCCGGCGGTTCGGGCCGTGGCCGAGTGGACGCCGTTCCCCTATCTGATTGATTTCCCGGCCCGCGTGCTGGCGGGCCAACCGGTGGATCTGTTGGCGGGCTTTGGGGCTCAATTGGCCTGGATTGCCTTGTTGTTGCCGATGGTGCTGCTGCTCTGGCGGGCTGGCGTGCGGCGTTACAGCGCCATGGGGGCCTGA
- a CDS encoding ATP-binding cassette domain-containing protein encodes MIQVEGLSKTYRVAEKQPGLAGTLRHFIRRRTRDVTAVQDVSFAIEPGEMVGFLGANGAGKTTTLKMLCGLIHPSAGEVQVAGHRPQRRQAEFLRRITLVMGQKQQLLWDLPPMDSLRVNAAVYGISDGVARRRIKELADLLELGEELTRPVRKLSLGQRMKAELLAALLHEPDVLFLDEPTLGLDVNAQARVRQFLAEYNRRTGATVLLTSHYMADITALCPRVLLIHQGRLFHDGPLEALADQLAPEREVRLELESPVAPEALAGLGRLELVEGCDVRLLVPRDQLTAVVAQLLDRFAVRDLDVTDPPIEELIGGLFRQGRV; translated from the coding sequence GTGATACAGGTTGAGGGGCTGAGCAAGACCTACCGGGTTGCCGAGAAGCAGCCTGGGCTGGCCGGCACATTGCGCCATTTCATTCGCCGGCGCACTCGGGATGTGACGGCGGTGCAGGATGTGTCGTTTGCGATTGAGCCGGGGGAGATGGTGGGCTTTCTTGGCGCTAATGGCGCCGGCAAGACCACCACCTTGAAGATGCTCTGCGGCTTGATCCACCCCAGCGCTGGCGAGGTGCAGGTGGCGGGGCACCGGCCCCAGCGGCGTCAGGCGGAGTTCCTGCGCCGGATCACTTTGGTGATGGGCCAGAAACAGCAGCTGCTCTGGGACCTGCCGCCCATGGATTCGCTGCGGGTGAACGCGGCGGTGTATGGCATCTCCGATGGTGTGGCCCGGAGGCGGATCAAGGAGCTGGCTGATCTGCTGGAGCTGGGGGAGGAGCTCACCCGGCCGGTGCGCAAGCTTTCCCTGGGCCAGCGGATGAAAGCCGAACTTTTGGCGGCGCTACTGCACGAGCCGGATGTGTTGTTCCTGGATGAACCGACTCTGGGGTTGGACGTGAATGCTCAGGCACGGGTGCGCCAGTTCCTGGCGGAATACAACCGCAGGACGGGGGCAACGGTGTTGCTCACCAGCCATTACATGGCTGACATCACGGCCTTGTGCCCCCGAGTGCTGCTGATCCACCAGGGTCGGTTGTTTCATGACGGTCCGCTCGAGGCTCTGGCGGATCAGCTGGCGCCGGAGCGAGAGGTGCGGCTGGAGTTGGAGTCGCCTGTGGCGCCGGAAGCTTTGGCCGGTCTGGGGCGGTTGGAGCTGGTGGAGGGGTGTGACGTGCGGCTGTTGGTGCCCCGCGATCAGCTCACTGCCGTGGTGGCGCAGCTGCTGGATCGTTTTGCGGTGCGCGATCTGGACGTGACCGATCCTCCGATCGAAGAACTGATCGGTGGTCTGTTCCGCCAGGGGCGTGTCTGA
- a CDS encoding valine--tRNA ligase produces MPELAKTYDPVGTEARWQQAWEDLGAFHPDPKAPGEPFSVVIPPPNVTGSLHMGHAFNTALIDTIVRYQRLAGKNVLCLPGTDHASIAVQTILEKQLKQEGKTRYDLGREAFLERAWQWKAESGGRIVGQLRRLGYSVDWKRQRFTLDEGLSEAVKEAFVRLHEQGLIYRGEYLVNWCPASGSAVSDLEVEMKEVDGHLWHFRYPLSSGDGHLEVATTRPETMLGDTAVAVNPTDERYAHLVGQTLTLPFVGREIPIVADDHVEKDFGTGCVKVTPAHDPNDFAIGQRHGLPQITVMCKNGTMNNEAGQFEGLDRFEARKAVVAGLEELGLLVKVEDYRHSVPYSDRGKVPVEPLLSTQWFVKTEPLAARCREALEKKDPRFIPERWEKVYRDWLTDIRDWCISRQLWWGHRIPAWFVISETGGKYTDTTPYVVARDEAEALEKAKAEYGAAAEIEQDEDVLDTWFSSGLWPFSTLGWPNADSADLQRWYPTSTLVTGFDIIFFWVARMTMMAGAFTGEMPFQDVYIHGLVRDEQNRKMSKSAGNGIDPLLLIDRYGTDALRFALVREVAGAGQDIRLDYDRKKDTSATVEASRNFANKLWNATRFALMNLGGETPGQLGDPDPAALQLADRWILSRLARVTRETAERYSNFGLGEAAKGLYEFAWNDVCDWYLELSKRRLNPGENPSAEALADQRVAKQVLAKVISQMHLMLHPLMPHLTEELWHSVTNEPETTFLALQPWPALDESALDDALEASFTELIGAIRVVRNLRAVAGLKPSQSVPVRFVTGRGELAAVLNQATADITALTRAESVAVMAPAEADAAPVAKALAGVSGELQVLLPIEGLVDLDALKGRLEKDIAKAEKEIKGLAGRLGNPNFADKAPPEVVAECKANLAEKQAQADLARKRLADLS; encoded by the coding sequence GTGCCCGAACTGGCCAAGACCTACGACCCGGTTGGCACGGAGGCCCGCTGGCAGCAGGCCTGGGAGGACCTGGGAGCGTTCCATCCCGACCCGAAGGCCCCCGGTGAACCGTTCTCGGTGGTGATCCCGCCGCCGAACGTGACCGGCAGCCTGCACATGGGCCATGCCTTCAATACGGCCCTGATCGACACGATCGTGCGCTACCAGCGCTTAGCGGGAAAGAACGTGCTCTGTCTGCCCGGCACCGACCACGCTTCGATCGCGGTGCAGACGATTCTCGAGAAGCAGCTCAAGCAGGAGGGCAAGACCCGCTACGACCTTGGCCGCGAAGCCTTCCTGGAGCGGGCCTGGCAGTGGAAGGCCGAAAGCGGGGGCCGGATCGTGGGCCAGCTGCGGCGCCTGGGTTATTCCGTGGATTGGAAGCGACAGCGCTTCACCCTCGATGAGGGCCTGAGTGAGGCGGTGAAGGAAGCCTTCGTGCGTCTGCATGAGCAGGGGCTGATCTACCGCGGGGAATACCTGGTGAACTGGTGCCCCGCCTCCGGTTCGGCGGTCAGCGATCTGGAGGTGGAGATGAAGGAGGTGGATGGCCACCTCTGGCATTTCCGCTATCCGCTCAGCAGCGGCGACGGTCACCTGGAGGTGGCCACCACCCGGCCCGAAACGATGCTGGGCGATACGGCGGTGGCGGTGAATCCCACCGACGAGCGCTACGCCCACCTGGTGGGCCAGACCCTCACGCTGCCGTTCGTGGGGCGGGAGATTCCGATCGTGGCCGACGACCACGTGGAGAAGGACTTCGGCACCGGCTGCGTCAAGGTGACGCCGGCCCACGACCCCAACGACTTCGCCATCGGCCAGCGCCACGGTCTGCCCCAGATCACGGTGATGTGCAAGAACGGCACAATGAATAATGAGGCCGGTCAGTTCGAGGGGCTGGATCGCTTCGAGGCCCGCAAGGCCGTGGTGGCAGGCCTGGAGGAGCTGGGGCTGCTGGTGAAGGTGGAGGACTACCGCCACAGCGTTCCCTATTCCGACCGCGGCAAGGTGCCGGTGGAGCCGCTGCTCTCCACCCAGTGGTTTGTCAAAACCGAGCCTTTGGCGGCTCGCTGCCGCGAGGCTCTGGAGAAGAAGGATCCCCGCTTCATCCCGGAGCGCTGGGAAAAGGTCTACCGCGATTGGCTCACCGACATCCGCGACTGGTGCATCAGCCGTCAGCTCTGGTGGGGCCATCGCATCCCCGCCTGGTTCGTGATCAGCGAGACCGGCGGCAAGTACACCGACACCACGCCCTATGTGGTGGCCCGCGACGAAGCCGAAGCCCTGGAGAAGGCCAAGGCGGAGTACGGCGCGGCGGCGGAGATCGAGCAGGACGAAGACGTGCTCGACACCTGGTTCTCCAGCGGCCTCTGGCCCTTCTCCACCCTGGGTTGGCCGAATGCAGATAGCGCTGACTTGCAGCGCTGGTACCCCACCAGCACCCTGGTGACGGGCTTCGACATCATCTTTTTCTGGGTGGCCCGGATGACGATGATGGCCGGCGCCTTCACCGGCGAGATGCCCTTCCAGGACGTCTACATTCACGGCCTGGTGCGGGATGAGCAGAACCGCAAGATGAGCAAGAGCGCCGGCAACGGCATCGATCCGCTGCTGCTGATCGACCGTTACGGCACCGATGCCCTGCGTTTTGCGTTGGTGCGGGAGGTGGCCGGTGCGGGTCAGGACATCCGCCTGGACTACGACCGCAAGAAGGACACTTCCGCCACGGTGGAGGCCTCGCGCAACTTCGCCAACAAGCTCTGGAACGCCACCCGTTTCGCCCTGATGAACCTGGGCGGTGAAACGCCGGGCCAACTCGGTGACCCCGATCCCGCTGCCCTGCAGCTGGCGGACCGCTGGATCCTCTCCCGCCTGGCCCGGGTGACCCGGGAAACGGCCGAGCGCTACAGCAACTTTGGCCTGGGTGAGGCGGCCAAGGGGCTTTACGAGTTCGCCTGGAACGACGTTTGCGATTGGTATTTGGAGTTGAGCAAGCGCCGGCTTAATCCCGGTGAGAACCCTTCAGCGGAGGCCCTGGCTGATCAGCGGGTGGCCAAGCAGGTGCTGGCAAAGGTGATTAGCCAGATGCATCTGATGCTGCACCCGTTGATGCCCCACCTCACAGAAGAGCTCTGGCACAGCGTCACTAACGAGCCGGAGACCACTTTCCTCGCCCTGCAGCCCTGGCCGGCACTGGATGAGAGCGCTCTGGATGATGCGTTGGAAGCCTCCTTTACTGAGCTGATCGGTGCCATCCGTGTGGTGCGCAACCTGCGCGCGGTGGCGGGCCTGAAGCCCTCGCAATCGGTGCCAGTGCGCTTTGTCACCGGCCGCGGCGAGCTGGCAGCTGTGCTCAACCAGGCCACGGCCGACATCACGGCCTTGACTCGGGCGGAGTCGGTGGCGGTGATGGCGCCGGCGGAAGCTGATGCGGCTCCGGTGGCCAAGGCCCTGGCGGGGGTGAGCGGTGAGCTGCAGGTGCTGCTGCCGATCGAAGGCCTCGTCGATCTCGATGCGCTCAAGGGCCGCCTGGAAAAAGACATTGCCAAGGCCGAGAAGGAAATCAAGGGCCTGGCGGGCCGGCTGGGCAATCCCAACTTCGCCGACAAGGCACCCCCGGAGGTGGTGGCGGAATGCAAGGCCAACCTGGCAGAGAAGCAGGCTCAGGCGGATCTGGCGCGCAAGCGCCTGGCGGATCTGAGCTGA
- a CDS encoding ABC transporter substrate-binding protein: MIRKLAVSLLITSWLLTSCGRIGSEMPVLLYLAIAIDKDANIETSTQADFRRRVELIADDYRKIHPHVQLQFELYEHSKLLRELKRRDASDLGPDLIITDTLQAHQLFAAGLTDAVPLSEAKRLDTETSLWERVMLSNGEIVAQPIVIFPQIACFNKTAINTAPATLSALQQLGMAGARVGLPVTFTELLWTAGSLGALSSLARAGDGDTLSTQNIQSIQNWIQWLENASAQNNITFFKDQGQLEKLLKEEELDWVTCNANSLPRLREVLGDKLAVSALPEGPSGAASPVNDVRVLALGSNSSPRQRAVAINLTYYITNAMIQRNLSLRSLAFLPVNPNVDVTDSTSTTLTTLAASKKAATQHEEDLAGLVHQVDLSSQINPTLIPLIFGDSTPQSSADALIQSLQRRP, translated from the coding sequence TTGATCCGAAAGCTCGCTGTCAGCCTGCTGATCACGTCGTGGCTTCTCACAAGCTGCGGGCGCATTGGCAGCGAGATGCCGGTGTTGCTTTATCTAGCCATCGCAATCGACAAGGACGCCAACATCGAGACCAGCACGCAGGCTGACTTCCGCAGAAGAGTCGAGCTCATTGCTGACGACTACCGCAAGATTCATCCGCATGTTCAATTGCAATTTGAGCTGTACGAGCACAGCAAGCTCCTCAGAGAGCTCAAACGTCGCGATGCCTCAGACCTGGGACCGGATCTGATCATCACCGACACACTGCAAGCCCATCAACTGTTCGCAGCTGGGCTCACAGATGCCGTTCCGTTGTCTGAAGCCAAACGTCTCGACACCGAAACCTCACTCTGGGAACGGGTGATGCTCAGCAATGGAGAGATCGTGGCGCAACCGATCGTGATTTTTCCCCAAATCGCCTGCTTCAACAAAACCGCCATCAACACTGCACCCGCCACGTTGAGCGCTTTGCAGCAATTAGGAATGGCCGGTGCGCGCGTCGGGCTGCCGGTGACCTTCACCGAATTGCTTTGGACCGCAGGCAGCCTTGGTGCCTTATCAAGCCTGGCGCGTGCCGGAGACGGAGACACCCTTTCCACGCAAAACATCCAATCGATCCAGAACTGGATCCAATGGCTGGAAAATGCCAGTGCGCAAAACAACATCACCTTCTTCAAAGATCAGGGCCAACTGGAAAAGCTGCTGAAAGAAGAGGAGCTGGACTGGGTGACCTGCAATGCCAACAGCCTCCCCCGACTTCGAGAAGTTTTAGGCGACAAGCTCGCCGTGTCTGCACTACCCGAGGGTCCAAGCGGTGCAGCAAGCCCGGTGAACGATGTGAGGGTGCTCGCACTGGGCTCCAACTCAAGCCCCCGGCAACGTGCCGTTGCCATCAACCTGACTTACTACATCACCAACGCCATGATCCAGCGCAATCTCTCTCTGCGCTCCTTGGCATTTCTTCCCGTCAATCCAAACGTCGACGTCACCGACTCAACCTCCACCACCCTGACAACACTCGCGGCTTCTAAAAAAGCAGCCACGCAGCATGAAGAGGATCTTGCCGGCCTCGTCCACCAAGTCGATCTGTCCAGCCAGATCAATCCAACCCTGATCCCCTTGATCTTCGGCGACTCCACGCCGCAATCGAGCGCCGATGCCCTGATTCAGAGCCTGCAACGCCGACCATGA
- a CDS encoding mechanosensitive ion channel family protein: MNELLWEIVGWFGYLQRGAVISQVLLIAGISVAWRLTAHQRWRVKAHRSLRLMVGPVAVLLTAWLIGAGGGKTGLISYAGFCWLGWNLLSLLRKGLQRFIPTEQVRSLESRLLRPLYLVVAGLNLVSQFDNPADLGVIKLGNLFGVAINLNTLVLSLLVTYLLLVANKPPAAGLAWLLKQLLGYTENSRKAVELIIRYMLVGIGALAVSFQIGLNSTALLTIAGGLSVGLGFGVKEVFSNFISGIWLLFEGSVRPGEILVVDGDLCEVRKLGLRATLLWRGKDNAELLIPNQQFFTDQATSYTATDRMRRSQIRVGAAYHHDPEKVIAILEQSALGITKLLDYPKPMARLVNYGESAIEYSLSFWMEDPMSNAGIKSDLNRAIWAAFQREQIEIPLPQRVDYIREWPPGDPADQQMDDQHAS; this comes from the coding sequence ATGAACGAACTGCTCTGGGAAATCGTCGGGTGGTTCGGCTATTTACAGCGAGGTGCTGTGATCAGCCAAGTCCTGCTCATCGCAGGCATCAGCGTGGCCTGGCGCCTTACCGCCCATCAACGATGGCGAGTCAAAGCACATCGCTCGCTTCGCTTGATGGTGGGTCCGGTGGCCGTCTTGCTCACGGCATGGCTGATTGGAGCAGGTGGCGGCAAAACCGGATTGATCAGCTATGCCGGTTTCTGCTGGCTGGGCTGGAATCTACTGAGCCTGCTCAGAAAGGGATTGCAGCGATTTATCCCTACCGAACAAGTGCGTTCGCTGGAAAGCCGTTTACTCAGGCCTCTTTATCTTGTCGTCGCTGGCCTCAATCTGGTCAGTCAATTCGATAACCCTGCCGATCTCGGCGTCATCAAACTTGGCAACTTATTCGGCGTTGCAATCAACTTAAACACGTTAGTCCTATCTTTGTTGGTGACTTACTTGCTCTTAGTTGCCAACAAACCGCCCGCTGCTGGTCTGGCCTGGTTGCTCAAACAACTACTCGGTTATACAGAAAATAGCCGCAAAGCCGTCGAACTTATCATCCGCTACATGCTTGTGGGCATCGGTGCTTTAGCCGTGAGTTTTCAAATCGGATTGAACAGCACGGCTCTACTCACGATCGCCGGAGGGTTGTCCGTAGGCCTTGGCTTTGGCGTGAAAGAAGTATTCTCGAACTTCATCAGCGGAATCTGGCTGCTGTTCGAAGGATCCGTACGACCTGGAGAGATTCTTGTAGTCGATGGAGACCTTTGCGAGGTCCGCAAATTGGGCTTGCGCGCCACCTTGCTTTGGCGGGGAAAAGACAATGCCGAACTGCTGATTCCCAATCAGCAGTTCTTCACCGATCAAGCCACCAGTTACACCGCCACCGACCGCATGCGGCGGAGCCAAATCAGAGTGGGCGCGGCTTACCACCACGACCCTGAAAAGGTGATCGCCATCTTGGAACAATCGGCTCTCGGCATCACAAAGCTGCTGGACTACCCAAAACCCATGGCACGCCTCGTGAACTACGGGGAGTCCGCCATCGAATACTCCCTGAGCTTCTGGATGGAAGACCCCATGAGCAATGCGGGGATCAAAAGCGATCTCAATCGTGCGATCTGGGCAGCATTCCAACGCGAACAGATTGAGATCCCACTCCCGCAGCGCGTGGACTACATCCGAGAATGGCCACCTGGAGATCCTGCTGATCAACAGATGGACGATCAGCACGCGAGCTAA